From the genome of Impatiens glandulifera chromosome 9, dImpGla2.1, whole genome shotgun sequence, one region includes:
- the LOC124914332 gene encoding probable methyltransferase PMT3 produces MRGRTDGMQKRRLVAYVCGGAAFIVFLYVCFGSRSRSAESAIEYGSRSLRKIGSSYLGGDEETDKQFESSTKSSTVNEGGDLFVPKSFPVCDDRHSELIPCLDRNLIYQMRLKLDLASMEHYERHCPPPERRFNCLIPPPIGYKVPHKWPKSRDEVWKANIPHTHLAHEKSDQNWMVVKGEKIIFPGGGTHFHYGADKYIASIANMLNFPKDNLNNQGKLRTVIDVGCGVASFGGYLLSSDIIAMSLAPNDVHQNQIQFALERGIPAYLGVLGTKRLPYPSRSFELAHCSRCRIDWLQKDGIYLLELDRLLRPGGYFAYSSPEAYAQDEEDLKIWREMSAIVERMCWKIAAKRNQTVIWVKPLTNDCYLSREIGTQPPLCRPDDDPDAAWGVNMEACITPYSDHDHKTKGSGLAPWPARLTSPPPRLADLGYSNQMFEKDMQIWKQRVENYWNLLSPKIESDTLRNVMDMKANLGSFGASLKDKNVWVMNVVPEDGPNTLKIIYDRGLIGAVHSWCEAFSTYPRTYDLLHAWTVFSDMERKGCSSEDLLLEMDRILKPTGFAIIRDKQPIIDLIKKYLPAIHWEAVATADSSSELDPDVDQAVLVVQKKLWLTSESFRQSD; encoded by the exons ATGAGAGGAAGAACCGATGGAATGCAAAAGAGGCGGTTGGTCGCATATGTATGCGGTGGGGCTGCCTTTATTGTTTTTCTGTATGTCTGTTTTGGATCTAGAAGTCGAAGTGCTGAATCAGCTATTGAGTATGGTAGCCGTTCTTTGAGAAAAATTGGTTCGTCCTATTTGGGTGGGGATGAAGAAACTGATAAGCAATTCGAGTCTTCAACTAAATCATCCACGGTGAATGAGGGAGGTGATTTATTTGTTCCCAAGAGTTTCCCT GTCTGTGATGATCGACATTCAGAGTTAATTCCATGCCTAGACAGAAATCTCATATACCAAATGAGATTGAAGCTTGATCTTGCTTCCATGGAGCACTATGAAAGACATTGCCCTCCACCAGAAAGACGATTCAATTGCCTAATACCGCCTCCAATTGGATATAAG GTCCCGCATAAATGGCCAAAAAGTAGAGATGAAGTTTGGAAAGCAAATATACCTCACACTCACCTAGCACATGAGAAATCTGATCAAAACTGGATGGTTGTAAAAggtgaaaaaattatatttccaGGTGGAGGCACACATTTTCACTATGGTGCTGACAAGTACATAGCCTCAATTGCCAAT ATGCTCAACTTTCCAAAGGATAATTTAAACAATCAGGGCAAATTAAGAACAGTTATTGATGTTGGGTGTGGGGTTGCAAGTTTTGGAGGTTATCTTCTGTCATCAGATATAATAGCAATGTCTTTAGCACCTAATGATGTGCATCAAAATCAGATTCAGTTTGCATTGGAGAGAGGAATCCCTGCCTATCTTGGAGTTCTTGGAACAAAGAGGCTTCCTTACCCGAGCAGATCTTTTGAACTTGCTCACTGTTCTCGGTGTAGGATTGATTGGCTTCAAAAAGATGGGATTTATCTTCTCGAGTTAGACAGGTTGCTCCGACCGGGTGGTTACTTTGCCTACTCTTCACCAGAGGCATATGCCCAAGATGAAGAAGATCTCAAAATTTGGAGGGAGATGAGTGCCATTGTGGAACGAATGTGCTGGAAAATAGCCGCTAAGAGAAACCAAACGGTTATCTGGGTTAAACCATTAACGAATGATTGTTACTTGTCAAGAGAAATTGGTACTCAGCCTCCTCTTTGCCGCCCTGATGATGATCCTGATGCTGCTTGGGGAGTGAATATGGAAGCCTGTATCACTCCTTACTCCGATC aTGATCACAAAACCAAGGGCAGTGGACTTGCTCCTTGGCCTGCTCGATTGACTTCACCACCTCCGCGTCTTGCTGATTTAGgttattcaaatcaaatgttTGAAAAAGACATG CAAATTTGGAAGCAGAGGGTTGAGAATTACTGGAATCTTTTGAGTCCCAAGATAGAATCTGATACTTTGAGGAATGTGATGGACATGAAGGCCAATTTGGGATCCTTTGGAGCTTCTTTAAAAGATAAGAATGTTTGGGTAATGAACGTTGTTCCCGAAGATGGACCAAACACTCTCAAGATTATTTATGATCGTGGTCTCATTGGCGCAGTTCATAGCTG GTGCGAGGCATTCTCAACATACCCGAGAACTTATGATTTACTTCATGCTTGGACGGTTTTCTCCGACATGGAAAGAAAAGGGTGTAGTTCGGAGGATCTATTACTTGAGATGGACCGAATTCTGAAGCCAACTGGTTTTGCCATTATTCGTGACAAACAGCCGATTATAGATTTGATAAAGAAGTACTTACCAGCCATTCATTGGGAAGCGGTGGCAACAGCGGATTCAAGTTCAGAACTAGATCCGGATGTGGACCAAGCTGTGCTGGTCGTTCAGAAGAAGTTGTGGCTTACAAGCGAAAGCTTCAGACAGTCCGATTGA